In one Pseudomonas sp. R84 genomic region, the following are encoded:
- the plsX gene encoding phosphate acyltransferase PlsX translates to MSAQVIAIDAMGGDFGPRSIVQASLACLSATPSLHLTLVGQPSLLEELLNGQSAADRARLTIVAASEVITMDEKPTQALRGKPDSSMRVALELVRDGKAQACVSAGNTGALMALSRFVLKTLPGIDRPAMVAAIPTQKGYCQLLDLGANVDCSAEHLLQFAVMGSVAAQTLGIHRPRVALLNIGTEDIKGNQQVKLAATLLQAARGINYIGFIEGDGLYRGEADVVVCDGFVGNILLKSSEGLATMIAVRIEALFKKNVASRVVGALALPLMKRLQADLAPARHNGASFLGLQGIVVKSHGSAGVQGFQSAIQRALIEIQENLPERLHGRLEDLLS, encoded by the coding sequence TTGTCCGCTCAGGTCATCGCGATTGACGCAATGGGCGGGGACTTCGGTCCCCGCAGCATTGTTCAGGCCAGCCTTGCTTGCCTGTCTGCTACGCCCTCGCTGCACCTGACCCTCGTCGGTCAACCCTCCCTTCTTGAAGAATTGCTCAACGGCCAATCGGCTGCCGATCGCGCGCGCCTGACGATTGTTGCGGCCAGCGAAGTCATCACCATGGACGAAAAACCGACCCAGGCGTTGCGTGGCAAGCCGGATTCGTCGATGCGTGTCGCTCTCGAACTGGTGCGTGACGGCAAGGCTCAGGCGTGTGTCAGTGCCGGTAATACCGGTGCGCTGATGGCGCTGTCGCGTTTTGTGCTGAAGACGTTACCCGGTATTGATCGTCCGGCGATGGTTGCCGCGATTCCGACGCAGAAGGGTTATTGCCAGTTGCTCGATCTGGGCGCCAACGTCGATTGCAGTGCCGAGCATCTGCTGCAGTTTGCGGTAATGGGCTCGGTGGCGGCGCAGACGCTGGGTATTCATCGCCCACGCGTCGCGCTGTTGAACATCGGAACCGAAGACATCAAGGGCAATCAGCAGGTCAAACTCGCTGCGACGCTGTTGCAGGCTGCTCGCGGTATCAACTATATCGGCTTCATCGAAGGCGACGGTTTGTATCGTGGCGAGGCCGATGTCGTGGTGTGTGACGGTTTCGTTGGCAACATCCTGCTCAAGTCCAGCGAAGGTCTGGCGACGATGATCGCGGTGCGTATCGAGGCGTTGTTCAAAAAGAACGTCGCTTCCCGTGTGGTCGGTGCCTTGGCGCTGCCATTGATGAAGCGCTTGCAGGCGGATCTGGCGCCAGCGCGACATAACGGCGCGAGCTTTCTCGGTTTGCAGGGCATCGTCGTGAAAAGTCACGGTTCGGCCGGGGTGCAGGGCTTTCAGAGTGCGATTCAGCGGGCGCTGATCGAGATTCAGGAGAATCTGCCTGAGCGCCTCCACGGTCGTCTGGAGGATCTGTTGTCTTAG
- the rpmF gene encoding 50S ribosomal protein L32: protein MAVQQNKKSRSARDMRRSHDALEASTLSVEKTTGEVHLRHHVSPEGVYRGRKVIDKGADE, encoded by the coding sequence ATGGCTGTTCAGCAGAACAAAAAATCCCGCTCTGCCCGTGACATGCGCCGTTCGCACGACGCTCTCGAGGCTAGCACCCTGTCTGTAGAAAAAACCACTGGTGAAGTTCACCTGCGTCACCACGTATCGCCAGAAGGCGTATACCGTGGCCGTAAAGTGATCGACAAGGGCGCTGACGAGTAA
- a CDS encoding YceD family protein, whose translation MLNDPIPPHVDPRKLADRGTTLQGEMLLADLERLCDPLSDNVGTVQAKFVFERDERKSVVIHSFIDTEVKMVCQRCLELVTLPIHSECSYAVVKEGANTQSLPKGYDVLELGEDPLDLQSLVEEELLLALPIVPAHHPEECQQPAGLDEPEPSEDESTRSNPFSVLAQLKRDPNV comes from the coding sequence ATGTTGAATGACCCGATTCCACCTCACGTTGACCCGCGCAAATTGGCTGATCGTGGCACCACCCTTCAAGGTGAAATGCTGCTGGCCGATTTGGAGAGACTCTGCGACCCGCTTTCCGACAATGTCGGTACGGTGCAGGCGAAATTCGTTTTTGAACGAGATGAACGTAAATCTGTGGTAATTCACAGCTTTATCGACACCGAGGTCAAAATGGTTTGCCAGCGTTGTCTTGAGCTGGTCACCCTGCCGATCCACAGCGAATGCAGTTATGCTGTGGTGAAAGAGGGTGCGAATACCCAGTCGTTGCCGAAAGGTTATGACGTGCTGGAACTGGGCGAAGATCCATTGGATCTGCAGTCACTGGTCGAGGAGGAGCTTCTGCTCGCCTTGCCCATTGTGCCTGCTCATCATCCGGAAGAATGCCAGCAGCCGGCGGGTCTCGATGAGCCCGAACCGAGCGAGGACGAGTCAACGCGGTCCAACCCGTTCAGTGTATTGGCGCAGTTAAAGCGTGACCCAAACGTTTAG
- a CDS encoding nucleoside triphosphate pyrophosphatase: MLPLLLASSSTYRRELLARLHLPFVCSSPDIDESHRPDESAIELVKRLAEQKARALADSHPAHLIIGSDQVAVLGEQIIGKPHTFEKAREQLMAASGASVTFLTGLALLNSKTGQCQVDCVPFTVHMRTLDQARIERYLRIEQPYDCAGSFKAEGLGVSLFQSTQGPDATSLIGLPLIRLIDMLLIEGVQIP; encoded by the coding sequence ATGCTGCCTTTATTACTCGCTTCAAGCTCGACATATCGTCGCGAATTGCTCGCCCGCCTGCACCTGCCGTTCGTCTGCAGCTCGCCGGATATCGATGAAAGCCACCGCCCAGATGAATCAGCGATCGAACTGGTCAAACGCCTCGCCGAACAAAAAGCCCGGGCATTGGCCGACAGCCACCCCGCTCATCTGATTATCGGTTCGGACCAGGTCGCCGTGCTCGGCGAGCAGATTATCGGCAAGCCGCATACTTTCGAAAAGGCTCGCGAACAATTGATGGCCGCCAGTGGCGCCAGCGTGACCTTCCTGACCGGCCTGGCCCTGCTTAACAGCAAAACCGGGCAATGCCAGGTCGACTGCGTGCCGTTCACCGTACACATGCGCACACTGGATCAGGCGCGCATAGAACGTTACTTGCGCATTGAACAACCTTACGACTGCGCAGGCAGCTTCAAGGCGGAAGGCCTTGGCGTGAGCCTGTTTCAGTCCACCCAAGGCCCTGACGCCACCAGCCTGATCGGCCTGCCACTGATTCGCCTGATCGACATGCTGCTGATCGAAGGCGTGCAGATCCCGTAA
- the sppA gene encoding signal peptide peptidase SppA — translation MTDEWKAPAKASADGGDEKSWKLLEKTLLAGVQEQRRSRRWGIFFKLLTFVYLFVALILFTPLMDMEKSAARGPNYTALIDVTGMIADKEPASADNIVGSLRAAFEDKKVKGVILRINSPGGSPVQSGYVYDEIKRLRGLHPEIKVYAVISDLGASGAYYIASAADQIYADKASLVGSIGVTAAGYGFVGTMEKLGVERRTYTSGEHKSFLDPFQPQKPEETAFWQSVLDTTHKQFINSVKQGRGDRLKDKDHPELFSGLVWSGEQALPLGLIDGLGNASSVARDVIGEKELVDFTVQESPFDRFSKKLGASVAEQLAMWMGFHGPSLR, via the coding sequence ATGACCGACGAATGGAAAGCACCGGCCAAGGCAAGTGCCGACGGCGGTGACGAGAAAAGCTGGAAGCTGTTGGAAAAGACCCTGCTCGCCGGTGTGCAAGAGCAGCGTCGTTCGCGGCGTTGGGGGATCTTCTTCAAGCTGCTGACATTTGTTTATCTGTTTGTTGCGCTGATTTTGTTCACGCCGCTGATGGACATGGAAAAAAGCGCCGCGCGCGGACCGAACTACACCGCGCTGATCGACGTCACCGGCATGATCGCCGACAAAGAGCCGGCCAGCGCCGACAACATCGTCGGCAGCCTGCGCGCGGCGTTCGAGGACAAGAAGGTCAAGGGCGTGATCCTGCGGATCAACAGCCCGGGCGGCAGTCCGGTGCAGTCGGGTTATGTGTATGACGAGATCAAGCGTCTGCGCGGCCTGCACCCGGAGATCAAGGTGTATGCGGTGATTTCCGATCTGGGTGCGTCCGGTGCTTATTACATCGCCAGTGCGGCGGATCAGATTTACGCCGACAAGGCGAGTCTGGTCGGTTCGATTGGTGTGACGGCGGCCGGTTACGGTTTTGTCGGCACCATGGAGAAACTTGGCGTCGAGCGTCGTACGTACACCTCGGGCGAGCATAAGTCGTTCCTTGATCCGTTCCAGCCGCAAAAGCCTGAAGAGACAGCGTTCTGGCAGAGCGTGCTCGATACGACGCACAAGCAGTTCATCAACAGCGTCAAGCAGGGGCGTGGTGATCGTCTGAAAGACAAGGATCATCCAGAGCTGTTCTCTGGGTTGGTCTGGTCGGGCGAGCAGGCGCTGCCGCTGGGATTGATTGATGGTCTGGGCAATGCCAGTTCGGTGGCGCGGGATGTGATTGGCGAGAAGGAGCTGGTGGACTTCACCGTTCAGGAATCGCCGTTCGATCGCTTCTCGAAGAAGCTCGGTGCCAGTGTCGCTGAGCAGTTGGCGATGTGGATGGGGTTCCACGGGCCTTCGTTGCGCTGA
- a CDS encoding HAD-IA family hydrolase, translated as MRPSDYKLLIFDWDGTLADSIHRIVEAMHSASGRSGFELRDDFAVKGIIGLGLPEAIRTLYPEISDAEMTLFREYYADHYIAAEAVPSPLFEGVVESMASFREQGYHLAVATGKNRRGLDRVLKANGWEDYFDITRAADETASKPHPLMLEQILAHCGVRPQQALMVGDSSFDLLMARNAGMDSVAVSYGAQSIESLQQFEPRLSIDRFSELHAWLGQQA; from the coding sequence GTGCGCCCATCTGATTACAAGCTGCTGATTTTCGATTGGGACGGCACGCTGGCCGATTCCATCCATCGGATCGTCGAGGCGATGCACTCTGCATCCGGGCGCTCCGGTTTCGAGTTGCGTGATGATTTTGCCGTCAAAGGCATTATCGGTCTGGGCTTGCCCGAGGCGATTCGCACGTTGTACCCCGAGATCAGCGATGCCGAAATGACCTTGTTTCGCGAGTATTACGCCGATCACTACATCGCTGCAGAGGCCGTGCCTTCGCCGTTGTTCGAAGGGGTAGTCGAGTCGATGGCGTCGTTTCGTGAGCAGGGCTATCACCTCGCTGTCGCCACCGGCAAAAATCGTCGCGGCCTGGATCGGGTGCTCAAGGCCAATGGCTGGGAAGATTATTTCGATATCACCCGCGCTGCCGATGAAACTGCCAGCAAACCGCACCCTCTGATGCTGGAGCAGATCCTTGCGCATTGTGGTGTGCGTCCGCAGCAGGCGCTGATGGTTGGTGATTCGTCCTTCGATCTGCTGATGGCGCGTAACGCGGGGATGGATTCGGTCGCGGTCAGTTATGGCGCGCAATCGATCGAATCGCTGCAGCAGTTCGAGCCACGTCTGTCGATCGACCGTTTTTCTGAATTGCATGCCTGGCTGGGGCAGCAGGCTTAA
- the rluC gene encoding 23S rRNA pseudouridine(955/2504/2580) synthase RluC — MTTTAPSTPGVQLLEVSPEYAGQRIDNFLLARLKGVPKTLIYRILRKGEVRVNKGRIKPEYKLQAGDIVRVPPVRVPERDEPVPLAQGLLQRLEASIVFEDKALIVINKPAGIAVHGGSGLNFGVIEAFRQLRPDAKELELVHRLDRDTSGLLMIAKKRSMLRHLHEQLRGDGVDKRYMALVRGNWATSIKKVSAPLLKSNLRSGERMVEVNEEGKEALTMFKVLRRFGDFATMVEAKPVTGRTHQIRVHTLHAGHCIAGDSKYGDEDFTKEIRDLGGKRLFLHAYMLTVPLPDGGKLTLQAPVDEMWAKTVERLSAPI, encoded by the coding sequence ATGACAACTACTGCCCCTTCGACTCCAGGCGTTCAATTGCTTGAAGTCTCGCCGGAGTATGCCGGCCAACGAATCGACAATTTCCTCCTCGCTCGGCTCAAAGGCGTGCCCAAGACCTTGATTTACCGCATTTTGCGCAAAGGCGAAGTGCGTGTGAACAAAGGTCGGATCAAGCCCGAATACAAGCTGCAGGCTGGCGATATCGTGCGCGTGCCGCCGGTTCGCGTGCCTGAGCGCGATGAGCCGGTGCCGCTGGCACAGGGTCTGTTGCAGCGCCTGGAAGCTTCGATTGTCTTCGAAGACAAAGCCCTGATCGTGATCAATAAGCCCGCCGGCATTGCGGTTCACGGCGGTAGTGGCTTGAACTTCGGGGTGATCGAAGCCTTTCGTCAGTTGCGTCCCGATGCCAAAGAGCTGGAATTGGTACACCGTCTCGATCGTGATACCTCCGGCCTGCTGATGATCGCGAAAAAGCGCAGCATGTTGCGCCACTTGCACGAGCAATTGCGCGGCGATGGCGTCGACAAGCGCTACATGGCGCTGGTGCGTGGCAACTGGGCGACCTCGATCAAGAAAGTCAGTGCGCCGTTGCTCAAGAGCAATCTGCGTTCCGGCGAGCGCATGGTTGAAGTCAACGAAGAAGGCAAAGAAGCCCTGACCATGTTCAAGGTGCTGCGCCGTTTCGGTGATTTTGCCACCATGGTCGAGGCTAAACCGGTTACCGGTCGTACCCACCAGATTCGCGTGCACACCTTGCATGCTGGCCATTGCATCGCTGGCGACAGCAAGTACGGCGATGAGGATTTCACCAAGGAAATCCGTGATCTGGGCGGTAAGCGCCTGTTCCTGCACGCTTACATGCTGACCGTGCCGCTGCCCGATGGTGGCAAGCTGACCTTGCAGGCACCGGTCGATGAAATGTGGGCCAAGACCGTGGAGCGATTGAGTGCGCCCATCTGA
- the rne gene encoding ribonuclease E produces the protein MKRMLINATQPEELRVALVDGQRLYDLDIESGAREQKKANIYKGRITRIEPSLEAAFVDFGSERHGFLPLKEISREYFKKAPEGRVNIKDVLSEGQEVIVQVEKEERGNKGAALTTFISLAGRYLVLMPNNPRAGGISRRIEGEERNELREALNGLVAPADMGLIVRTAGLGRSSEEMQWDLDYLLQLWTAIKEASLDRSAPFLIYQESNVIIRAIRDYLRQDIGEVLIDSVEAQDEALTFIRQVMPQYASKIKLYEDSVPLFNRFQIESQIETAFQRVVELPSGGSIVIDPTEALVSIDINSARATKGSDIEETALQTNLEAAEEIARQLRLRDIGGLIVIDFIDMTPAKNQRAVEEKVRECLEADRARVQIGRISRFGLLEMSRQRLRPSLGESSGIVCPRCNGTGIIRDVESLSLAILRLIEEEALKDRTAEVRAQVPIPVAAFLLNEKRNSITKIELRTRARIIILPNDHLETPHFEVQRLRDDSPEAATNQSSYEIAAAAAEVEEVQPAAATRTLVRQEAAVKTAPARANAPVPTEAAAPAAPAPAPVTAPEPSLFKGLVKSLVSLFATKEEPAAPVVVEKPAAERPARNEERRNGRQQSRNRNGRRDEERKPREERAPREERAPREERAPREERAPREAREVREPREARTEAPVAREERAPRAPREERAPRAPREDRKPRGEREERVRELREPLDATPVAEATAAVVAEERPARQPREERAPRPPREERQPRAEQAAAAVAEEEVNSNEEQLPEDGSENAEGDRPRRRSRGQRRRSNRRERQRDANGNVIEGSEESEAGENAEEPSTADLAAGLAVTAAVASTVISAPAEAQAHEQAELATATVQETAPVEAPVVEATTPVEVIAAPEVEVAPVQETLPQVEPAPAVVAEPVVETVAETVTETVREVREEQTAFNWVAEPAVAETPAPVVEAPVVEAPVFETPVVEAPVVEESKVAEPVVVAEPAPVVEAPVVAEAPAPVVEAPAPVSALTPSGRAPNDPREVRRRKREEERLQKEAELAAAAAPVAEVVEAAPAPVAEEAVVEAVIAEAPRSVQDAVEQHQEAEEKEHEPKPLV, from the coding sequence ATGAAAAGAATGCTGATTAACGCAACTCAACCCGAAGAGTTGCGTGTTGCACTGGTAGATGGCCAACGCCTCTACGACCTGGACATCGAATCCGGTGCACGCGAGCAGAAGAAGGCCAACATCTATAAAGGCCGCATCACTCGCATCGAACCAAGCCTTGAGGCTGCCTTTGTCGATTTCGGCTCCGAGCGCCACGGCTTCCTGCCCCTCAAAGAAATCTCCCGCGAATACTTCAAGAAAGCTCCTGAAGGCCGCGTCAACATCAAGGACGTCCTGAGCGAAGGCCAGGAAGTCATCGTTCAGGTCGAAAAAGAAGAACGTGGCAACAAGGGCGCAGCCCTGACCACCTTCATCAGCCTGGCCGGTCGTTACCTCGTGCTGATGCCGAACAACCCGCGTGCCGGCGGCATCTCCCGTCGCATCGAAGGCGAAGAGCGCAACGAACTGCGTGAAGCGCTGAACGGCCTGGTTGCACCGGCCGACATGGGTCTGATCGTGCGCACTGCCGGCCTGGGCCGCAGCAGCGAAGAAATGCAGTGGGACCTCGACTACCTGCTGCAACTGTGGACCGCCATCAAAGAAGCCTCGCTGGATCGCTCCGCGCCTTTCCTGATCTACCAGGAAAGCAACGTGATCATCCGCGCGATCCGCGATTACCTGCGCCAGGACATCGGCGAAGTGCTGATCGACAGCGTTGAAGCCCAGGACGAAGCCCTGACCTTCATCCGCCAGGTGATGCCGCAGTACGCCAGCAAGATCAAGCTGTACGAAGACAGCGTGCCGCTGTTCAACCGTTTCCAGATCGAAAGCCAGATCGAGACCGCTTTCCAGCGCGTCGTTGAACTGCCTTCCGGCGGCTCCATCGTCATCGATCCGACCGAAGCCCTGGTGTCCATCGACATCAACTCGGCGCGCGCCACCAAAGGCAGCGACATCGAAGAAACCGCTCTGCAGACCAACCTTGAAGCCGCCGAAGAAATCGCCCGTCAGTTGCGCCTGCGCGACATCGGCGGCCTGATCGTCATCGACTTCATCGACATGACCCCTGCCAAGAACCAGCGCGCCGTGGAAGAGAAAGTCCGCGAATGCCTGGAAGCCGACCGTGCTCGCGTGCAGATCGGCCGCATCTCGCGCTTCGGCCTGCTGGAAATGTCCCGTCAGCGCCTGCGTCCGTCGCTGGGCGAAAGCAGCGGCATCGTCTGCCCGCGTTGCAACGGCACCGGCATCATCCGCGACGTTGAATCGCTGTCGCTGGCGATCCTGCGCCTGATCGAAGAAGAAGCTCTGAAAGACCGCACTGCCGAAGTGCGCGCTCAGGTGCCAATCCCGGTCGCCGCGTTCCTGCTCAACGAAAAACGCAACTCGATCACCAAGATCGAACTGCGCACCCGTGCCCGCATCATCATTCTGCCGAACGACCACCTCGAAACCCCGCATTTCGAAGTTCAGCGTCTGCGTGACGACAGCCCGGAAGCCGCGACCAACCAGTCCAGCTACGAAATCGCTGCTGCCGCTGCTGAAGTCGAAGAAGTTCAGCCAGCCGCTGCGACCCGCACCCTGGTTCGCCAGGAAGCAGCCGTTAAAACTGCACCGGCCCGTGCCAACGCTCCGGTTCCGACCGAAGCCGCCGCGCCTGCCGCTCCAGCACCGGCCCCGGTTACCGCGCCAGAGCCAAGCCTGTTCAAAGGCCTGGTGAAATCGCTGGTCAGCCTGTTCGCCACCAAAGAAGAGCCAGCCGCTCCGGTTGTGGTTGAAAAACCAGCCGCCGAACGTCCGGCCCGCAACGAAGAGCGTCGCAACGGTCGTCAGCAGAGCCGCAACCGTAACGGTCGCCGCGATGAAGAACGCAAGCCGCGCGAAGAACGTGCCCCACGTGAAGAACGTGCCCCACGTGAAGAACGTGCGCCACGCGAAGAGCGCGCGCCACGTGAAGCCCGTGAAGTCCGCGAGCCTCGTGAAGCCCGTACCGAAGCGCCAGTTGCCCGTGAAGAACGCGCTCCTCGTGCTCCGCGTGAAGAACGTGCTCCACGTGCACCGCGTGAAGACCGCAAGCCACGTGGCGAGCGTGAAGAACGTGTACGTGAACTGCGCGAGCCTCTGGACGCCACTCCAGTGGCTGAAGCTACCGCAGCCGTTGTCGCTGAAGAGCGTCCGGCCCGTCAGCCACGTGAAGAACGCGCACCGCGTCCGCCGCGTGAAGAGCGTCAGCCACGCGCCGAACAGGCCGCTGCTGCCGTCGCTGAAGAAGAAGTGAACAGCAACGAAGAGCAACTGCCGGAAGACGGTTCGGAGAACGCCGAAGGCGATCGTCCACGTCGTCGTTCGCGCGGTCAGCGTCGTCGCAGCAACCGTCGTGAGCGTCAGCGTGATGCCAACGGTAACGTGATAGAAGGTTCGGAAGAATCCGAAGCCGGCGAAAACGCTGAAGAGCCAAGCACCGCCGATCTGGCCGCAGGCCTGGCTGTTACCGCAGCCGTTGCCAGCACCGTGATCAGTGCTCCGGCGGAAGCCCAAGCCCACGAGCAAGCTGAACTCGCCACCGCCACTGTGCAGGAAACTGCTCCAGTGGAAGCGCCAGTTGTTGAAGCGACTACGCCAGTGGAAGTGATTGCTGCTCCGGAAGTCGAAGTGGCACCGGTTCAGGAAACCCTGCCTCAGGTAGAGCCAGCTCCAGCCGTGGTTGCCGAGCCGGTGGTTGAAACCGTCGCTGAAACCGTGACCGAAACCGTGCGTGAAGTTCGCGAAGAGCAGACCGCTTTCAACTGGGTCGCCGAGCCGGCTGTTGCTGAAACACCAGCGCCAGTGGTTGAGGCACCGGTTGTTGAAGCGCCAGTGTTCGAAACCCCGGTGGTTGAAGCTCCTGTGGTTGAAGAGAGCAAAGTTGCCGAGCCAGTGGTCGTTGCTGAACCAGCACCGGTTGTCGAAGCACCTGTCGTTGCCGAAGCGCCAGCTCCAGTGGTTGAAGCACCGGCTCCGGTCAGCGCCCTGACACCAAGCGGCCGCGCGCCGAACGACCCACGTGAAGTGCGTCGTCGCAAGCGTGAAGAAGAGCGTCTGCAGAAGGAAGCCGAACTGGCTGCCGCTGCTGCTCCGGTTGCTGAAGTGGTCGAGGCAGCGCCTGCCCCGGTCGCTGAAGAAGCGGTTGTCGAAGCGGTGATCGCTGAAGCACCACGCTCCGTTCAGGACGCGGTCGAGCAGCACCAGGAAGCCGAGGAAAAAGAACACGAGCCTAAACCACTCGTGTAA
- a CDS encoding nucleotidyltransferase family protein — protein sequence MSRSIAVIVLAAGEGSRFRQVAGADKDKLLADCTGRDGAVRSVIEQVLVNLPAGLDKRVMVTTEARPQAMRMAQAYGCEVVSIESTGMGDSIAAGVAACPEADGWLIVLGDMPFILPSSIERVVAAIADDAVSVPVQDGEFGHPVGFGRSFGAGLQALSGDRGARPLFKQGRLVEVAVDDPGVLWDIDVPEALVFASS from the coding sequence ATGAGTCGATCCATTGCAGTGATTGTGCTGGCAGCGGGCGAGGGCAGTCGCTTTCGCCAGGTGGCGGGTGCGGACAAGGACAAGTTGCTGGCGGACTGCACCGGGCGTGATGGTGCGGTGCGTTCGGTGATCGAGCAGGTGTTGGTGAATCTGCCGGCCGGTCTTGATAAGCGCGTCATGGTGACGACTGAGGCGCGGCCGCAGGCAATGCGCATGGCCCAGGCTTACGGCTGTGAGGTGGTCTCGATCGAATCGACCGGAATGGGTGACAGCATTGCCGCTGGCGTCGCGGCGTGCCCGGAGGCGGATGGCTGGTTGATTGTGTTGGGGGATATGCCGTTTATCTTGCCGTCGAGTATTGAACGAGTCGTTGCGGCGATTGCCGACGATGCGGTGAGCGTGCCGGTGCAGGATGGCGAGTTTGGCCATCCAGTGGGGTTTGGGCGTTCGTTTGGTGCGGGGTTGCAGGCTTTGAGTGGCGATCGAGGGGCTCGGCCGTTGTTCAAGCAGGGCAGGTTGGTGGAAGTGGCGGTGGATGATCCTGGAGTGCTTTGGGATATCGATGTGCCTGAGGCTTTGGTTTTTGCTTCGTCTTGA
- a CDS encoding XdhC family protein: MDSVDLNVLRSVLEWRRAGQRVVLFSVVQTWGTAPRAPGAMLALREDGVVIGSVSGGCVEDDLIARLHDGRIASDGPPVQLITYGVTREEAARFGLPCGGTLRLTGERVGDPAWVAELLARCEAHEIVARELNIETGEVLLSAASKSDSLAFDGKNLRAIYGPRWRLLLIGAGQLSRYVADMARLLDFEVLICDPRTEFVYGWEEHHGRFVPGMPDDAVLSIQTDERTAIVALTHDPRLDDMALLTALDSPAFYVGALGSRVNSQKRRENLAQLGLSVQAIDRLHGPIGLHIGSHSPAEIALSLLAEIVAIKNGVELKQKKTLEGA; this comes from the coding sequence ATGGACAGCGTCGACCTCAACGTCCTGCGCAGCGTCCTTGAGTGGCGCCGCGCGGGACAGCGGGTGGTGCTGTTCAGCGTGGTGCAGACCTGGGGCACGGCGCCTCGCGCTCCCGGCGCGATGTTGGCGTTGCGCGAGGATGGCGTGGTGATCGGTTCGGTGTCGGGCGGGTGCGTCGAGGATGACTTGATTGCCCGTTTGCACGACGGCCGCATCGCCAGCGATGGGCCGCCGGTGCAGTTGATCACTTATGGCGTCACGCGAGAGGAGGCGGCGCGCTTCGGATTGCCTTGTGGCGGTACGTTGCGCCTGACCGGAGAGCGGGTTGGCGATCCTGCGTGGGTTGCCGAATTGCTCGCGCGTTGTGAAGCGCACGAGATCGTCGCCCGTGAGCTGAACATTGAAACCGGTGAAGTGTTGCTGTCGGCGGCGAGCAAGTCTGATTCGCTGGCGTTCGACGGCAAAAACCTGCGAGCCATCTACGGCCCGCGTTGGCGATTGTTGTTGATCGGCGCCGGACAGTTGTCGCGCTACGTCGCGGACATGGCGCGGCTGCTGGATTTCGAGGTGCTGATTTGCGATCCGCGTACCGAGTTTGTCTACGGTTGGGAAGAGCACCACGGGCGTTTCGTCCCGGGCATGCCGGATGACGCGGTGCTGAGCATCCAGACCGATGAGCGCACGGCGATTGTCGCGCTGACTCATGATCCGCGTCTGGATGATATGGCGTTGCTCACGGCGCTGGATTCGCCAGCCTTCTATGTTGGCGCGCTCGGCTCTCGGGTCAACAGTCAGAAGCGTCGGGAGAATCTCGCTCAGCTAGGCTTGTCGGTACAGGCGATCGATCGACTGCACGGGCCGATCGGTCTGCACATCGGCAGTCATTCACCGGCGGAAATTGCCTTGTCCTTGTTGGCAGAAATCGTCGCGATCAAGAACGGTGTCGAGTTGAAGCAGAAGAAAACACTGGAGGGCGCATGA